A region from the Triticum urartu cultivar G1812 chromosome 1, Tu2.1, whole genome shotgun sequence genome encodes:
- the LOC125522005 gene encoding ABSCISIC ACID-INSENSITIVE 5-like protein 2: MIQAMASQSQAGGGGGGGGGYAGPGQRGQAQQGLARQGSLYSLTLDEVQSQLTEPLLSMNLDELLKSVFPDGVDPVGGVAGQSEPAPGLLRQGSITMPPELSKKTVDEVWKGIQDSPKRSGEEGSRRRRERQPTFGEMTLEDFLVKAGVVAEGHLKDPIDLPANMGAVGSSVIEAAAPSLNPGAHWLQQYLEPQHPRMAGPFMASHLGPQPLSVATGAIMEPIYPDGQITSPMLDALSDPQTARRKRGASDGVTDKVVERRQKRMIKNRESAARSRARKQAYTNELENKVSRLEEENERLKKQKELDMMITSAPPPEPKYQLRRTSSAPV; encoded by the exons ATGATTCAGGCAATGGCGTCGCAGTCGCaggcaggaggcggcggcggcggcggcggcggctatgcCGGCCCAGGGCAGCGCGGGCAGGCGCAGCAGGGCCTGGCGAGGCAAGGTTCCCTGTACAGCCTTACCCTCGATGAGGTGCAGAGCCAGCTGACAGAGCCTTTGCTTAGTATGAACCTCGACGAGCTGCTCAAGAGCGTGTTTCCTGACGGCGTGGATCCTgtcggcggcgtcgccggccagtCTGAGCCGGCCCCGGGCCTGCTTCGCCAGGGGAGCATCACCATGCCTCCGGAGCTGAGCAAGAAGACGGTGGACGAGGTGTGGAAGGGCATCCAGGATTCGCCGAAGAGAAGTGGCGAGGAGGGTAGTCGGCGGAGGCGGGAGAGGCAGCCGACCTTTGGGGAGATGACACTTGAGGATTTCCTGGTGAAAGCTGGAGTTGTCGCTGAAGGGCATTTGAAGGATCCGATTGACTTGCCAGCTAACATGGGTGCGGTTGGGAGCAGTGTAATTGAGGCTGCTGCGCCCAGTTTGAACCCCGGAGCGCATTGGTTACAGCAGTACCTGGAGCCCCAGCATCCACGCATGGCAGGTCCTTTCATGGCAAGTCATTTGGGTCCTCAGCCATTGTCTGTTGCTACAGGTGCTATCATGGAACCAATTTACCCGGATGGCCAGATTACGTCACCAATGCTCGATGCGCTTTCTGATCCTCAGACAGCTAGGCGCAAGCGTGGTGCCTCAGATGGTGTAACTGATAAAGTCGTAGAAAGAAGGCAGAAGAGAATGATAAAAAACAGGGAATCAGCTGCACGGTCCAGAGCGAGGAAGCAG GCTTATACTAATGAGCTTGAAAACAAGGTGTCTCGTCTAGAAGAGGAGAacgagaggttgaagaagcagaaG GAGTTGGACATGATGATAACCTCCGCGCCTCCCCCAGAACCCAAGTATCAACTCCGGAGAACAAGTTCTGCCCCTGTTTGA
- the LOC125522015 gene encoding histone H3-like, producing the protein MARTKHPAVRKTKAPPKKQLGPRPAQRRQETDGAGTSATPRRAGRAAAPGGAQGATGQPKQRKPHRFRPGTVALREIRRYQKSVDFLIPFAPFVRLIKEVTDFFCPEISRWTPQALVAIQEAAEYHLVDVFERANHCAIHAKRVTVMQKDIQLARRIGGRRLW; encoded by the exons ATGGCCCGCACCAAGCACCCGGCCGTCAGGAAGACCAAGGCGCCGCCCAAGAAGCAGCTCGGGCCCCGCCCCGCGCAGCGGCGGCAGGAGACAG ATGGCGCGGGCACGTCGGCGACACCG AGGCGAGCCGGGCGGGCGGCGGCCCCAGGGGGGGCTCAAG GGGCAACTGGGCAACCCAAGCAGAGGAAGCCACACCGGTTCAGGCCAGGCACGGTGGCACTGCGGGAGATCAGGAGGTATCAGAAGTCGGTCGACTTTCTCATCCCGTTTGCACCATTTGTCCGTCTG ATCAAGGAGGTCACCGACTTCTTCTGTCCTGAAATCAGCCGCTGGACTCCCCAAGCGCTCGTCGCGATTCAAGAG GCTGCAGAGTATCACCTCGTCGACGTATTTGAAAGGGCAAATCACTGTGCCATCCATGCAAAGCGTGTTACCGTCA TGCAAAAGGACATACAGCTTGCAAGGCGTATCGGCGGGAGGAGGCTTTGGTGA